One window of the Lacerta agilis isolate rLacAgi1 chromosome 17, rLacAgi1.pri, whole genome shotgun sequence genome contains the following:
- the UBE2Q1 gene encoding ubiquitin-conjugating enzyme E2 Q1 translates to MGGGAGCGSSLPTAGPSRPPSCGVGGRGGPGGRGGPLDGKMQRTGPGGAGPGAVLGAGPGAALGAGPGRALLRRELRLLESIFHRGHERFRIARACPDELGCEFLPGPGGGGPVRIHGNITESYPAVPPIWSVESDDPNLAAILERLADVKKGNTLLLQHLKRIISDLCKLYNLPQHPDVEMLDQPLPAEQSTQEEVSSEEEDEEMPEDTEELDHYEMKEEEPAEGKKAEDDGIGKENLAILEKIKKNQRQDYLNGAVSGSVQATDRLMKELRDIYRSASFKGGNYAVELVNDSLYDWNVKLLRVDEDSALHSDLQILKEKEGADFILLNFTFKDNFPFDPPFVRVVSPVLSGGYVLGGGAICMELLTKQGWSSAYSVESVIMQISATLVKGKARVQFGANKNQYSLTRAQQSYKSLVQIHEKNGWYTPPKEDG, encoded by the exons ATGGGGGGAGGAGCAGGATGCGGGTCGTCACTTCCGACTGCGGGCCCTTCCCGGCCGCCATCTTGCGGTGTGGGGGGACGCGGGGGGCCCGGGGGCCGCGGCGGGCCGCTCGATGGGAAGATGCAGCGCACGGGGCCGGGCGGGGCGGGGCCTGGCGCCGTGCTGGGGGCGGGGCCTGGCGCCGCGCTGGGGGCGGGGCCGGGGCGCGCGCTGCTGAGGCGGGAGCTGCGGCTCCTCGAGTCCATCTTCCACCGCGGCCACGAGCGCTTCCGCATCGCCCGCGCCTGCCCGGACGAGCTGGGCTGCGAGTTCCTGCCCGGCCCGGGCGGCGGGGGGCCCGTCCGTATCCATGGCAACATCACG GAGTCTTATCCAGCTGTCCCCCCAATATGGTCCGTGGAATCGGACGATCCCAACCTGGCGGCGATCCTGGAGCGGCTAGCAGATGTGAAGAAAGGAAACACGTTG CTTCTGCAGCACCTGAAGCGGATCATTTCCGATCTCTGCAAACTCTACAACCTTCCCCAGCATCCGGACGTTGAAATGCTGGACCAGCCTCTGCCTGCTGAGCAG AGCACACAGGAAGAAGTGTCCTCTGAAGAGGAAGACGAGGAGATGCCAGAG GACACAGAAGAACTCGATCACTATGAGATGAAAGAGGAGGAGCCGGCGGAAGGGAAGAAGGCGGAAGATGACGGCATTGGCAAGGAGAATCTGGCCATCCtcgagaaaataaaaaagaaccagAGGCAAGATTACTTAAAT GGGGCAGTGTCTGGGTCTGTGCAGGCCACCGACCGGCTAATGAAGGAGCTCAGGGATATTTACCGATCGGCAAGTTTCAAGGGTG GAAACTATGCAGTTGAACTAGTGAATGACAGCCTGTACGACTGGAATGTCAAACTCCTGAG ggtGGACGAGGACAGCGCCTTGCACAGCGACCTGCAGATCCtcaaagagaaagagggggcAGACTTCATCCTCCTCAACTTCACCTTTAAG GACAACTTTCCCTTTGACCCGCCCTTCGTAAGGGTCGTGTCTCCTGTGCTATCAGGAGG GTATGTCCTGGGCGGAGGAGCTATCTGCATGGAGCTTCTAACTAAACAG GGCTGGAGCAGTGCTTACTCGGTGGAGTCCGTGATCATGCAGATCAGTGCCACACTTGTGAAAGGCAAAGCCAGGGTCCAGTTTGGCGCCAACAAG AACCAGTACAGTTTGACAAGAGCGCAGCAGTCGTACAAGTCCCTGGTCCAGATTCACGAGAAGAATG GCTGGTACACGCCCCCTAAGGAAGATGGCTAA